A region from the Medicago truncatula cultivar Jemalong A17 chromosome 6, MtrunA17r5.0-ANR, whole genome shotgun sequence genome encodes:
- the LOC25497152 gene encoding uncharacterized protein, producing MDGRSQASNPLFEQGGPRIFSDFEDERCGNNNRNAEEINGDVIGSSDAFEGSHDQPNEVIPIVIKEMVDIMKIDLENFCLADVERYEFVGLDVAYLFYSWFGRTSGFSVRKGQVVRDQNGEDRGLTMETRKREPKNETRCGCNAKFRVHLDILVVFSNTKKLAYSLLD from the exons ATGGATGGAAGATCACAAGCTTCGAATCCTCTGTTTGAGCAAGGAGGTCCTAGAATTTTCAGT GATTTTGAGGATGAAAGATGTGGTAATAACAACAGAAATGCGGAAGAAATCAATGGAGATGTCATCGGAAGTTCAGATGCTTTTGAAGGTTCACATGATCAACCTAATGAAGTCATTCCTATTGTCATAAAAGAAATGGTTGATATAATGAAGATTGACTTGGAAAATTTTTGCTTGGCTGATGTAGAGAGATATGAATTTGTTGGATTGGATGTTGCTTATCTTTTCTACTCTTGGTTTGGTAGAACGTCGGGATTTTCAGTTCGTAAGGGCCAAGTGGTTAGGGATCAGAATGGGGAGGATAGGGGGTTAACCATGGAAACCCGAAAGCGCGAGCCAAAAAATGAAACAAGATGTGGGTGTAATGCAAAATTTCGAGTCCATTTAGATATTTTGGTTGTGTTtagtaacacaaaaaagctagcttatagcttgttggattag